From Streptomyces sp. HUAS MG91, the proteins below share one genomic window:
- a CDS encoding chitinase, with amino-acid sequence MAASALVTTNAAGASTALSNRWYAAAPYLMPLDNDPPDAGTIMDASGLKAFQLAFILAPNGGGCSPTWDGTAPVSSDTAVKAKIDAIRAKGGDVSVSIGGYGGTKLGQACSDPASTAAAYQQVITKYSLKAIDFDLEEPEYENTAAIKNEIGAAKILQQNNPGLYVSVTTAGTADGTGWFGKQMLLEAKSQGFTPNNFSIMPFDGGFNGAASQTSALTNFNSILQSTFGWSQATAYAHEGFSGMNGRSDTGEIFTQADFQTVLDYATSHGMDRFTFWSLNRDRQCTPADNGGRTSGTCSSVAQNSWDFAKYSVKFAGATPPTTPPTTPPTTPPTTPPATGCKTAWSATSVYTAGNEVSYNSHNWKAKWWTQNEKPATTDGNPWQDEGAC; translated from the coding sequence CTGGCCGCGAGCGCGTTGGTGACGACGAACGCCGCGGGCGCGTCAACCGCCCTGAGCAACCGTTGGTACGCCGCCGCCCCTTATCTGATGCCGCTCGACAACGACCCGCCGGACGCGGGAACCATCATGGACGCGAGCGGGCTCAAGGCCTTCCAGCTCGCGTTCATCCTCGCGCCCAACGGCGGCGGCTGCTCGCCGACGTGGGACGGCACCGCGCCGGTCTCGTCCGACACGGCCGTCAAGGCGAAGATCGACGCCATCCGCGCCAAGGGCGGCGACGTGTCGGTCTCCATCGGCGGGTACGGCGGCACCAAGCTGGGCCAGGCCTGCTCCGACCCGGCGTCGACGGCGGCCGCGTACCAGCAGGTCATCACCAAGTACTCGCTGAAGGCCATCGACTTCGACCTCGAAGAGCCGGAGTACGAGAACACGGCGGCCATCAAGAACGAGATCGGCGCCGCGAAGATCCTCCAGCAGAACAACCCCGGCCTCTACGTCTCCGTGACCACCGCCGGCACGGCCGACGGCACCGGGTGGTTCGGCAAGCAGATGCTGCTCGAGGCGAAGTCGCAGGGCTTCACGCCGAACAACTTCTCCATCATGCCGTTCGACGGCGGGTTCAACGGCGCGGCTTCGCAGACCTCCGCGCTGACCAACTTCAACTCGATCCTGCAGTCCACGTTCGGCTGGAGCCAGGCCACCGCCTACGCCCACGAGGGCTTCTCCGGCATGAACGGCCGCAGCGACACCGGGGAGATCTTCACCCAGGCCGACTTCCAGACCGTCCTCGACTACGCGACGAGCCACGGGATGGACCGCTTCACCTTCTGGTCCCTCAACCGCGACCGCCAGTGCACCCCGGCCGACAACGGCGGGCGCACCTCCGGGACCTGCTCCAGCGTGGCGCAGAACTCCTGGGACTTCGCGAAGTACTCGGTGAAGTTCGCGGGGGCCACGCCTCCCACGACCCCGCCCACGACACCTCCCACCACGCCGCCGACGACCCCGCCCGCCACCGGCTGCAAGACGGCGTGGAGCGCGACGTCGGTGTACACCGCGGGCAACGAGGTCAGCTACAACAGCCACAACTGGAAGGCCAAGTGGTGGACGCAGAACGAGAAGCCGGCCACCACCGACGGGAACCCCTGGCAGGACGAGGGCGCCTGCTGA
- a CDS encoding adenine deaminase C-terminal domain-containing protein translates to MNHPSLRTLIDASEGVVKADRIIKGGQLVNVCTGEIYPADVAITGDRVAATGDVSAYEGPDTEFVDATGKYLTPGLIDGHLHLECSKLSVTMFADAAVRFGTTSVVSGLDQFLVVAGPEGVREALREADASPMKIFWGAPFKTPYTLPETTVGFRFGPEDHAEAQGGADCFGVWETVAEFVLNRDEKVLQALELAHRNRLPIFGCAPMAAQTTINALSAAGVRLDHESYTAEEALEKLRAGMSLLIRESSVAHFMNENVRTITEFGAQSRRVGLCTDDMHVADILREGHLDKLVRMAIKAGVKPVEAIQMATLNCAEMYRIDHLVGSITPGRYADVLIVDSPESFVVERVFSRGELVAEDGRTVKAPQAPERTAALSPAFQVAPVSADGIGVAAEGATADVLVVEMDRTVPFVRKGVPMTLPVEDGTVRADLAQDALYVTVSERYGKNDGATVTAMINGFGLRSGAIASSAAPDDNNIICVGADRADMALAINHLSEHGGGQVVVDGGEIKEFLALPVAGIVADLVPEEMAAAEDRLEAAARALGCALPSAFGYLIFLEITAIPEYAVTDLGVVNYHTQDVVDILQPATAAAN, encoded by the coding sequence ATGAACCACCCCAGCCTCCGCACCCTGATCGACGCCTCCGAGGGCGTCGTGAAGGCCGACCGGATCATCAAGGGCGGACAGCTCGTCAACGTCTGCACCGGCGAGATCTACCCGGCCGACGTCGCCATCACCGGCGACCGCGTCGCCGCCACGGGTGACGTCAGCGCGTACGAGGGCCCGGACACCGAGTTCGTCGACGCGACCGGCAAGTACCTCACCCCGGGCCTCATCGACGGCCATCTGCACCTGGAGTGCTCGAAGCTGTCGGTGACGATGTTCGCCGACGCGGCCGTCCGCTTCGGTACGACGTCGGTCGTCTCCGGGCTCGACCAGTTCCTCGTCGTCGCCGGGCCGGAAGGCGTGCGCGAGGCGCTGCGCGAGGCCGACGCGTCGCCGATGAAGATCTTCTGGGGTGCGCCGTTCAAGACGCCGTACACCCTTCCCGAGACCACGGTCGGCTTCCGCTTCGGGCCCGAGGACCACGCCGAGGCGCAGGGCGGGGCGGACTGCTTCGGTGTGTGGGAGACCGTCGCCGAGTTCGTCCTCAACCGCGACGAGAAGGTGCTCCAGGCCCTCGAGCTCGCGCACCGCAACCGGCTGCCGATCTTCGGCTGCGCCCCGATGGCCGCGCAGACCACCATCAACGCGCTGTCCGCCGCCGGCGTCCGCCTCGACCACGAGAGCTACACCGCCGAGGAGGCCCTGGAGAAGCTGCGCGCGGGCATGTCGCTGCTGATCCGTGAGTCGTCGGTGGCGCACTTCATGAACGAGAACGTGCGTACCATCACCGAGTTCGGCGCCCAGTCGCGCCGCGTCGGCCTGTGCACCGACGACATGCACGTCGCCGACATCCTGCGCGAGGGCCACCTCGACAAGCTGGTCCGCATGGCGATCAAGGCGGGCGTGAAGCCGGTCGAGGCGATCCAGATGGCGACGCTGAACTGCGCCGAGATGTACCGCATCGACCACCTCGTCGGCTCGATCACGCCGGGCCGCTACGCGGACGTGCTGATCGTCGACTCGCCCGAGTCGTTCGTCGTGGAGCGGGTGTTCTCGCGCGGTGAGCTGGTCGCCGAGGACGGTCGTACGGTCAAGGCCCCGCAGGCGCCCGAGCGCACCGCCGCCCTCTCCCCCGCCTTCCAGGTCGCGCCCGTGAGCGCCGACGGCATCGGTGTCGCCGCCGAGGGCGCCACCGCCGACGTGCTGGTCGTCGAGATGGACCGCACGGTGCCGTTCGTCCGCAAGGGCGTGCCGATGACGCTGCCGGTCGAGGACGGGACCGTCCGCGCCGACCTCGCGCAGGACGCGCTGTACGTCACGGTCTCCGAGCGCTACGGCAAGAACGACGGCGCCACGGTCACCGCGATGATCAACGGCTTCGGCCTGCGTTCGGGCGCCATCGCGTCGTCCGCCGCGCCCGACGACAACAACATCATCTGCGTCGGCGCCGACCGCGCCGACATGGCGCTCGCCATCAACCACCTCTCGGAGCACGGCGGCGGCCAGGTCGTCGTCGACGGCGGCGAGATCAAGGAGTTCCTGGCGCTGCCGGTCGCGGGCATCGTCGCCGACCTCGTGCCCGAGGAGATGGCCGCGGCGGAGGACCGCCTGGAGGCCGCCGCCCGCGCGCTCGGCTGCGCACTGCCGTCCGCCTTCGGCTACCTGATCTTCCTGGAGATCACCGCGATCCCCGAGTACGCCGTCACCGACCTGGGCGTCGTCAACTACCACACCCAGGACGTCGTCGACATCCTGCAGCCCGCCACCGCCGCCGCCAACTGA
- a CDS encoding adenosine deaminase has protein sequence MTVDAFVAGLPKAELHLHIEGTLEPELKFALAARNGIELPYADEAALRAAYDFDDLPGFLAVYYEGMTVLRTEQDFYDLAAAYAAKAHSQNVRYAEIFFDPQAHTARGVAFDTVIRGLTRALADAERATGFRGRLVMCFLRDFQAEFAMATLVQALPYKEWIVGVGLDSDEAGNPPVKFRAVFARARAEGFRLTMHCDVDQKNSTEHIRQVIEEIGVDRIDHGVNALEDPALIAAIRERGLGLTVCPISNAHVTDGMKAAEIRALLDQGVKVTVNSDDPAYFPGYVAENLAALREPAALTDADLVRLQRNAINISWAAPAVREEFLAELAAYGTTES, from the coding sequence ATGACTGTCGACGCCTTTGTCGCCGGCCTGCCCAAGGCCGAGCTGCACCTGCACATCGAGGGCACCCTGGAGCCGGAGCTGAAGTTCGCGCTGGCCGCCCGCAACGGCATCGAGCTGCCCTACGCCGACGAGGCCGCGCTGCGCGCCGCGTACGACTTCGACGACCTGCCCGGCTTCCTCGCCGTGTACTACGAGGGCATGACCGTGCTCCGTACCGAGCAGGACTTCTACGACCTGGCGGCGGCCTACGCGGCCAAGGCGCACTCCCAGAACGTCCGCTACGCGGAGATCTTCTTCGACCCGCAGGCGCACACCGCGCGCGGCGTCGCCTTCGACACCGTCATCCGGGGTCTGACGCGGGCCCTGGCCGACGCCGAGCGCGCCACCGGCTTCCGGGGCCGCCTGGTGATGTGCTTCCTGCGCGACTTCCAGGCCGAGTTCGCGATGGCGACGCTGGTGCAGGCGCTCCCGTACAAGGAGTGGATCGTCGGCGTCGGTCTGGACTCGGACGAGGCGGGCAACCCGCCGGTGAAGTTCCGTGCCGTCTTCGCGCGGGCCCGCGCCGAGGGCTTCCGGCTGACGATGCACTGCGACGTCGACCAGAAGAACTCCACCGAGCACATCCGGCAGGTCATCGAGGAGATCGGCGTCGACCGGATCGACCACGGTGTCAACGCCCTGGAGGACCCGGCGCTGATCGCCGCGATCCGCGAGCGCGGGCTGGGTCTGACGGTGTGCCCGATCTCCAACGCGCACGTCACCGACGGCATGAAGGCCGCCGAGATCCGCGCGCTGCTCGACCAGGGCGTGAAGGTCACGGTCAACTCCGACGACCCGGCCTACTTCCCCGGGTACGTCGCCGAGAACCTGGCGGCGCTGCGCGAGCCCGCCGCGCTCACCGACGCGGACCTCGTCCGGTTGCAGCGCAACGCCATCAACATCTCGTGGGCGGCGCCCGCGGTGCGCGAGGAGTTCCTGGCGGAGCTGGCGGCGTACGGCACGACCGAGAGCTGA
- a CDS encoding cytosine permease gives MAEATATAPPGSTTPAAPTSVFTVEQRGIDAVPAAERQGGPGRLFGLWAGTNTTVFTVVYGALVVSFGLSFWYAVALIVVGNVLGFTVTGLTSLQGPRTGTSTHSVSRAAFGPRGGRLPALLSWVMLVGFEAGGMVLIVLAGLALLDQAGITTGTPVKLLVIAVAAGLQMLLPLSGYHLIMKVQKYFAWIFAAMFAVMAFLVAPKADFSAHGAAPSLVTISLVLAMVTASGGLSWADMGSDYSRYLPEDSAPRKVFACAALGGMVPNILLQILGAAVATATTKATDPISGLPEILPGWFITPYLLLAIVSLLAVNTTDMYSSGLNLLAVGIPIKRWMVVFIDLTLCTAITLWAVFSADFYTLLSNFLSLIVLWLGPWAAVYLTDWWLRRGRYDVPSFFPRETGREGIYWHKGGVRPAGLVAVLLGFAAAVLWVDSTVFVGPLSDAAGGLDLSVFAGALVAGVVYWLLARRTVRAEADLVPAA, from the coding sequence ATGGCCGAGGCCACCGCCACCGCCCCGCCCGGATCCACCACGCCCGCCGCGCCGACGTCCGTGTTCACGGTCGAGCAGCGCGGCATCGACGCCGTTCCCGCAGCGGAACGCCAGGGCGGCCCCGGCCGTCTGTTCGGCCTGTGGGCCGGCACCAACACCACCGTGTTCACCGTCGTGTACGGCGCGCTGGTCGTCTCCTTCGGTCTGTCGTTCTGGTACGCGGTCGCGCTGATCGTCGTCGGCAACGTGCTGGGCTTCACCGTCACCGGCCTGACGAGCCTCCAGGGCCCGCGCACCGGCACTTCCACGCACTCCGTGTCGCGCGCGGCGTTCGGCCCGCGCGGCGGACGGCTGCCCGCGCTGTTGAGCTGGGTGATGCTGGTCGGCTTCGAGGCCGGCGGCATGGTGCTGATCGTCCTCGCCGGGCTCGCCCTGCTCGACCAGGCCGGGATCACCACGGGCACGCCCGTGAAGTTGCTGGTCATCGCCGTCGCGGCGGGGCTGCAGATGCTGCTGCCGCTGTCCGGCTACCACCTGATCATGAAGGTGCAGAAGTACTTCGCCTGGATCTTCGCCGCGATGTTCGCCGTCATGGCGTTCCTCGTCGCGCCCAAGGCGGACTTCTCGGCGCACGGCGCCGCGCCGTCGCTGGTGACGATCTCCCTGGTACTCGCGATGGTCACCGCGTCGGGCGGTCTGTCCTGGGCCGACATGGGCAGCGACTACTCGCGCTATCTGCCGGAGGACTCGGCGCCGCGCAAGGTCTTCGCGTGCGCCGCGCTCGGCGGCATGGTGCCCAACATCCTGCTGCAGATCCTCGGCGCCGCCGTCGCCACGGCCACCACGAAGGCGACCGACCCGATCTCGGGTCTGCCGGAGATCCTGCCCGGCTGGTTCATCACCCCGTACCTGCTGCTCGCGATCGTCTCGCTGCTCGCGGTGAACACCACCGACATGTACTCCTCGGGCCTGAACCTGCTGGCCGTCGGCATCCCTATCAAGCGCTGGATGGTCGTCTTCATCGACCTGACGCTGTGCACCGCGATCACCCTGTGGGCGGTCTTCTCGGCCGACTTCTACACCCTCCTGTCGAACTTCCTGAGCCTGATCGTGCTGTGGCTCGGCCCGTGGGCGGCCGTGTACCTCACCGACTGGTGGCTGCGCCGCGGCCGCTACGACGTGCCCTCCTTCTTCCCCCGCGAGACCGGCCGCGAGGGCATCTACTGGCACAAGGGCGGCGTCCGCCCGGCCGGTCTGGTCGCGGTCCTGCTCGGCTTCGCCGCGGCCGTGCTCTGGGTCGACTCGACGGTGTTCGTCGGCCCGCTGTCCGACGCGGCCGGCGGCCTGGACCTCTCGGTCTTCGCGGGCGCCCTGGTCGCGGGCGTCGTCTACTGGCTGCTCGCCCGCCGCACCGTCCGTGCCGAGGCCGACCTCGTCCCGGCCGCCTGA